In Rubidibacter lacunae KORDI 51-2, a single genomic region encodes these proteins:
- a CDS encoding ParA family protein, with translation MIVTITALKGGVGKTTTAIHLAAFFEEKARTLLIDADKNRSALVWSREEKLPFRVASEAGSHALISKFNHIVVDTKARPEPEDLRDLAEGSDVVILPTTPNALDIDSTLKAVEILAPLQVNMKILLTKVDARTKNGREARAMLEGLNLPLFGEDIPLLVAFERAPSLGVTVKEYPGPRARWGWKKYEAVAREIAP, from the coding sequence ATGATCGTCACGATTACGGCCTTAAAAGGCGGTGTTGGCAAGACTACCACCGCGATTCATTTAGCAGCTTTTTTTGAGGAAAAGGCACGCACGCTATTGATCGATGCAGATAAGAATCGGTCGGCACTCGTGTGGTCGCGGGAGGAGAAGTTACCGTTTCGCGTTGCATCAGAGGCTGGGTCGCACGCGCTGATTTCAAAGTTCAATCACATTGTGGTTGACACTAAGGCGCGTCCAGAGCCTGAGGACCTTCGCGATTTAGCTGAGGGCAGCGATGTGGTGATTTTGCCAACAACTCCAAACGCATTGGATATTGATTCAACCTTGAAGGCAGTAGAAATCCTTGCACCATTGCAGGTCAACATGAAAATTTTGTTGACAAAGGTAGATGCGCGAACAAAGAACGGGCGCGAAGCACGAGCGATGTTAGAGGGTTTAAACCTACCCCTCTTTGGGGAAGACATTCCACTACTAGTTGCGTTCGAACGCGCACCAAGTTTGGGCGTAACGGTCAAGGAATATCCGGGTCCGCGCGCGCGCTGGGGATGGAAGAAGTACGAGGCTGTTGCTCGTGAGATCGCGCCCTAG
- the hflX gene encoding GTPase HflX — MPIETLHGNLKGLKPSQLRQLRRLYHQRLPRDRVVTVEFAQRLGAIATEVGQAVCAYINRRGHPIRIGVGTPRQTQIPLLELPRYGAERLSGIRCITATPHARPPQEASLTALIVQRLDALAILTLSGKGFQRRGGGATGYVAGAYLAHLLPDSAILASDAEDAENGHTPASSHWSVSPLQSLDALTKQDFLALVEGLEAEFRREFVARQVDATRDRVLVVGLQTDNVDRQTFEDGLTEVTRLVDTAGGEVLATLEQKRPRAHPQTAIGAGKVQELAVAVQTLGANLVVCDRDLTPAQARNLETRVGVRAIDRTELILDIFAQRAQSRAGKLQVELAQLEYLLPRLTGRGRAMSRLGGGIGTRGPGETKLETERRAIQRRMSRLQNEVDKLQAHRSRMRQQRQRQDVPAVAIVGYTNAGKSTLLNTLTNANIYAADRLFATLDPTTRRLSVPAPETEDPDALLLTDTVGFIRQLPPALMDAFRATLEEVTESDAILHLVDLSHPAWESQIASVTSLLAEMPISPGPMLVAFNKIDRADSAALARAREQFPEAAFLSAQERLGLESLRVKLGQLVRYAVAVA, encoded by the coding sequence ATACCTATCGAAACGCTGCACGGCAATCTCAAAGGTTTGAAGCCGAGCCAACTGCGGCAGTTGCGGCGACTGTACCACCAACGCCTGCCGCGAGATCGCGTGGTGACGGTAGAGTTCGCCCAGCGGCTGGGCGCGATCGCGACGGAAGTCGGTCAGGCAGTATGCGCGTACATCAATCGTCGGGGGCATCCGATTCGCATCGGGGTCGGAACGCCGCGCCAGACTCAAATCCCACTGCTTGAACTGCCGCGCTACGGGGCAGAGCGCCTATCTGGGATCCGGTGCATTACTGCAACACCCCACGCGCGACCGCCACAAGAAGCCAGTTTGACCGCATTGATCGTGCAACGCCTCGACGCGCTAGCAATACTGACCTTATCGGGGAAAGGATTTCAACGACGCGGCGGCGGTGCGACAGGCTACGTGGCTGGGGCGTATCTAGCGCACTTGCTGCCGGATTCGGCAATACTCGCGAGTGACGCCGAGGATGCAGAAAACGGACACACGCCTGCTAGCAGTCATTGGTCGGTATCGCCGCTGCAGAGCCTGGATGCGCTGACGAAACAAGATTTTCTGGCGTTGGTTGAAGGGCTTGAAGCGGAGTTCCGACGAGAATTCGTGGCGCGGCAGGTCGATGCCACACGCGATCGGGTGCTGGTGGTAGGACTACAAACCGATAATGTGGACCGTCAAACCTTTGAGGATGGGCTGACGGAAGTGACGCGCTTGGTCGATACGGCCGGTGGGGAGGTGTTGGCTACGCTCGAGCAGAAGCGCCCGCGCGCGCACCCACAAACCGCGATTGGGGCGGGCAAGGTGCAGGAATTAGCGGTGGCTGTACAAACGCTAGGTGCGAATCTGGTGGTTTGCGATCGCGACCTAACGCCAGCACAGGCAAGGAACCTGGAGACGCGTGTGGGCGTGCGGGCGATCGACCGTACGGAGTTGATTTTAGACATCTTCGCGCAGCGGGCGCAGTCGCGGGCGGGCAAGCTACAGGTTGAGCTAGCACAGTTGGAATACTTACTACCGCGCTTGACCGGGCGCGGACGGGCGATGTCGCGATTGGGCGGCGGCATCGGTACTCGGGGTCCGGGTGAAACAAAACTGGAAACCGAGCGCCGGGCGATTCAACGCCGGATGTCGCGGCTGCAAAACGAAGTCGATAAACTGCAAGCACACCGATCGCGGATGCGGCAACAGCGCCAGCGTCAGGACGTACCTGCAGTGGCCATTGTCGGCTACACGAATGCAGGAAAATCAACGCTGCTAAATACCCTAACCAATGCCAATATTTATGCGGCCGATCGATTATTTGCCACGCTAGATCCGACAACGCGCCGCTTAAGCGTTCCTGCACCGGAGACTGAGGACCCGGATGCGCTCTTGTTAACAGATACGGTGGGATTTATTCGCCAGTTACCGCCGGCGTTAATGGATGCATTTCGCGCCACGCTAGAGGAAGTAACCGAATCCGACGCAATACTACACCTGGTCGATTTATCTCATCCGGCGTGGGAGAGTCAGATTGCATCGGTTACCTCATTGCTAGCAGAGATGCCGATCTCACCGGGCCCGATGTTGGTCGCGTTTAATAAAATCGATCGCGCCGACAGCGCGGCACTTGCCCGCGCGCGGGAGCAGTTTCCCGAGGCGGCGTTTCTATCAGCACAAGAACGGCTGGGGCTGGAGTCCCTGCGCGTGAAATTAGGACAGCTGGTGCGGTACGCAGTCGCGGTTGCATAG
- a CDS encoding TIGR04168 family protein codes for MTVRYPLVLAIIGDIHDQWDATDSKLLLGLGVDFALFVGDFGNESVEVVREISTIALPKAVVLGNHDAWYSASVWGRQRCPYDRAREDRVDQQLDLLGDAHVGYGRIDLPDHNISVVGSRPFSWGGPDWKNARFYRDRYGISGFASSCARIVGSAAASPYDTAIFLAHNGPTGLGTSPHSICGRDWKPGGGDYGDADLANAIAKARTLGKTVPLVAFGHMHHRLRHTRAHLRTAVVKDRAGTVYLNAARSPRHHVTPDGRTQRHFTRVELTPTGVREISAIWLLAEGAIARKQVLYRRQLAALPEQEPSR; via the coding sequence ATGACCGTGCGCTACCCGCTCGTCCTTGCCATCATTGGCGATATCCACGACCAGTGGGATGCCACAGACTCGAAGCTTTTGTTGGGTCTTGGTGTCGATTTCGCGCTCTTCGTCGGAGATTTTGGGAACGAATCGGTTGAGGTCGTGCGGGAAATCTCCACGATCGCGCTGCCGAAAGCGGTTGTCCTCGGCAATCACGATGCTTGGTATAGTGCCTCGGTGTGGGGACGCCAGCGTTGCCCTTACGATCGCGCGCGCGAAGACCGCGTCGACCAGCAGCTCGACCTCCTCGGCGATGCTCACGTCGGGTACGGCCGCATCGACTTGCCCGACCATAACATCAGCGTGGTCGGCAGCCGCCCGTTTAGCTGGGGCGGTCCCGATTGGAAGAATGCCAGATTCTACCGCGATCGCTACGGTATTTCGGGTTTTGCGAGTTCCTGCGCCCGCATCGTAGGGTCTGCTGCAGCTTCTCCCTACGACACCGCGATCTTCCTCGCCCATAACGGCCCGACCGGCCTCGGTACCTCCCCGCACTCGATTTGCGGCCGCGACTGGAAACCCGGTGGCGGGGATTATGGCGATGCCGACCTCGCCAACGCAATTGCCAAAGCTCGCACGCTCGGTAAAACCGTCCCGCTCGTAGCCTTCGGGCACATGCACCATCGCTTGCGTCACACCCGAGCTCACTTGCGTACGGCTGTCGTTAAGGATCGCGCCGGGACAGTGTATCTCAATGCTGCTCGCTCGCCGCGCCACCACGTTACTCCGGACGGTCGGACTCAACGGCATTTTACGCGGGTCGAACTTACCCCTACCGGTGTCAGAGAAATTTCGGCGATTTGGTTATTGGCTGAGGGCGCGATCGCCCGCAAACAAGTGCTGTACCGCCGTCAACTGGCAGCATTGCCAGAGCAGGAACCTTCGCGATAG
- a CDS encoding rhomboid family intramembrane serine protease, with translation MIRQDNEQAIVRKFRTQVTILASFVGSFWAIEFLDRGLLGNTLHWFGIVPRDPVGLRGILFAPFLHGSVNHLLSNTVPFVMLGWLVMLRATHHFWIVTGLSMLVGGTGVWLFGAPQSIHLGASILIFGYLGFLVLYGYFQRDASSVALSLIVVLLYGSAVWGILPLQGGISWEGHLFGLLGGALAAWLLSGRARARRNN, from the coding sequence GTGATTAGACAAGATAACGAGCAGGCGATCGTCCGTAAATTCCGGACGCAAGTCACGATCCTGGCGAGCTTTGTTGGCTCGTTTTGGGCAATAGAGTTCTTAGATCGTGGGTTACTCGGCAATACGCTGCATTGGTTTGGGATCGTCCCACGGGATCCGGTTGGGTTGCGCGGAATTCTGTTTGCGCCCTTCCTCCACGGTAGCGTCAATCATCTTTTGAGCAACACGGTGCCCTTTGTCATGCTTGGCTGGCTGGTGATGTTGCGCGCGACGCACCATTTTTGGATCGTTACCGGGCTGTCAATGCTCGTCGGTGGCACGGGCGTGTGGCTGTTTGGAGCGCCGCAGTCAATCCACCTTGGTGCCAGCATCTTGATCTTCGGTTACCTCGGTTTCTTGGTGCTATACGGATACTTCCAGCGAGACGCGTCTTCGGTTGCCCTGTCGCTGATTGTTGTTCTGCTGTATGGCAGTGCAGTATGGGGAATTCTCCCGCTTCAAGGTGGGATTTCTTGGGAAGGACACTTGTTCGGTCTGCTCGGTGGTGCTCTAGCGGCTTGGCTGCTAAGTGGTCGCGCCCGTGCCCGTCGCAACAATTGA
- a CDS encoding glycosyltransferase: MRKFYLLVVSYYSSAWLARLIDSLDETPPDLYQLVVVNNARRDRELRVLLQAFPRISLLEAHINLGFGRGCNLGLQWIWGRDRYARVWAINPDASFLPDTIVRAREVCNRHPELAILGTQIYKPDGTVWFARGTFARKLGVIRTVAELPPAARNPSVDLVTSDWASACSTIINLARFETCPQFDPEFFLYYEDFDFCQRYIMQGHRLAVATQVAVIHQPSTTVNRFPVLKFEHATFSYLLVLERYASGAIVWLYFTRLLVHALVLRLLCRPAGRGKLAGVARYLRYIPPDGV, from the coding sequence TTGAGAAAATTCTATTTACTCGTCGTCAGTTACTATTCGTCCGCTTGGCTCGCTCGGCTGATCGATTCTCTTGATGAAACACCGCCAGATCTTTACCAACTGGTAGTCGTCAACAATGCTCGTCGCGATCGCGAGCTGCGGGTTCTCCTGCAAGCGTTTCCGCGTATCTCCCTCCTCGAAGCCCATATCAATCTCGGATTCGGACGTGGTTGCAACTTGGGGCTGCAGTGGATTTGGGGGCGCGATCGCTATGCTCGCGTATGGGCGATCAATCCTGATGCCAGCTTTTTGCCGGATACTATCGTCCGAGCTCGGGAAGTGTGCAATCGCCATCCCGAGCTGGCGATATTAGGCACGCAAATTTACAAGCCGGACGGCACGGTATGGTTCGCTCGCGGTACGTTTGCTCGAAAACTCGGCGTTATTCGTACGGTAGCGGAACTGCCGCCAGCGGCGCGAAACCCGAGCGTCGATCTCGTCACCAGCGATTGGGCCAGCGCTTGTAGCACGATAATAAATCTGGCGCGTTTCGAGACGTGCCCGCAATTCGACCCGGAGTTCTTTTTATATTACGAAGACTTCGACTTTTGCCAGCGTTACATCATGCAAGGGCACCGACTTGCCGTCGCAACCCAAGTTGCCGTCATTCACCAGCCTTCAACTACTGTCAATCGCTTTCCGGTGCTTAAGTTCGAGCACGCAACTTTCAGTTATTTGTTAGTGCTGGAACGCTACGCGTCGGGTGCGATCGTGTGGTTATACTTTACGCGCTTGCTGGTACATGCTCTGGTCCTGCGGCTGCTGTGCCGACCGGCAGGTCGTGGCAAACTCGCTGGGGTCGCGCGCTACCTTCGCTATATACCGCCCGATGGGGTATGA
- the fbp gene encoding class 1 fructose-bisphosphatase yields the protein MVNAAQQAQEHSLNRDCMTPSRHVLQELNSFAPHAQDLSAIMGRIALAAKLISRHLSRAGIIEGVLGFTGERNVQGESVKKMDLYANDVFIQVFKQSGLVCRLASEEMDEPYYIPENCPIGRYTLLFDPIDGSSNIDTNLNVGSIFAIRQQEGDDLDRRARDLVQPGRKQIAAGYVLYGASTMLVYSIGSGVHSFTLDPSLGEFILAQENIQVPAWGGVYSVNEGNFWQWDEPIREYVRYVHRTPGYSARYGGALVGDFHRILLQGGIFLYPGSVEKPHGKLRLLYENAPLAFLIEHAGGRASTGTRAILDHEPTELHERTPLFIGSPDNVAQVEAFLQGKPAPDSSA from the coding sequence ATGGTCAACGCCGCGCAGCAAGCGCAGGAGCATTCCTTAAACCGAGATTGCATGACGCCGTCCCGCCACGTCTTGCAAGAACTCAACAGCTTCGCGCCCCACGCCCAGGACCTCAGCGCCATCATGGGTCGCATCGCCTTGGCTGCGAAGCTGATCTCGCGCCACCTCAGTCGGGCCGGCATCATCGAAGGCGTTCTCGGCTTTACTGGCGAACGCAACGTCCAAGGCGAATCTGTCAAAAAGATGGACCTCTACGCCAACGACGTCTTCATTCAAGTCTTCAAACAAAGCGGTTTGGTCTGCCGCCTTGCTTCTGAGGAAATGGACGAGCCCTACTACATCCCCGAAAACTGCCCGATCGGTCGCTACACCCTGCTCTTCGACCCGATCGACGGCTCCTCCAACATCGATACCAACCTCAACGTTGGCTCGATCTTTGCCATCCGCCAGCAAGAAGGCGACGACCTCGACCGCCGCGCCCGCGACTTGGTGCAGCCCGGCCGCAAGCAGATTGCCGCCGGCTATGTCCTCTACGGCGCGAGCACGATGCTGGTTTACTCCATCGGCAGTGGCGTTCATTCCTTCACCCTCGACCCCAGCCTCGGCGAGTTCATCCTGGCGCAAGAGAACATTCAAGTGCCTGCTTGGGGCGGCGTCTACAGCGTCAACGAGGGCAACTTCTGGCAGTGGGACGAACCGATCCGCGAGTACGTGCGCTACGTTCACCGCACCCCCGGTTACTCCGCCCGCTACGGTGGCGCGCTCGTCGGCGACTTCCACCGCATTCTGCTCCAAGGTGGCATCTTCCTCTATCCCGGCTCGGTCGAGAAACCTCATGGCAAACTGCGGCTCCTCTACGAAAACGCTCCCCTTGCTTTCCTCATCGAGCACGCAGGCGGTCGTGCCAGCACCGGCACCCGCGCCATCCTCGACCACGAGCCGACGGAACTCCACGAGCGTACGCCGCTCTTTATCGGCAGCCCCGACAACGTCGCGCAAGTCGAAGCTTTCCTACAAGGAAAACCCGCACCCGACAGCAGCGCCTAG
- the tal gene encoding transaldolase, with amino-acid sequence MATIENPILQIEQQYGQSIWMDNLSRDLIESGELQRLMDERGICGITSNPAIFETAIAGNQIYDADIEAGIRADKSIQEIYESLVFEDIRRACDVLRPVYESTNGLDGYVSIEVPPDIALNAEKSAAEARRYYDAIQRENVMIKIPGTPEGLIAVEQTIAAGINVNVTLLFSVQSYIDTAWAYLRGLEQRVAAGQDIAKIASVASFFLSRIDVKIDSAVASKLKAGGAEPAKLRKVLGKVAIANAKIAYQEYKKIVNSDRWQDLVAKGAKVQRLLWASTSTKNPDYSDVMYVDELVGRDTVNTLPPVTIEACADHCSPGNRIETEVDEAYQFIESLKDPAIAIDIDTVMDELLAEGIEKFIKPYNSLMASLASKVKQLAAV; translated from the coding sequence ATGGCTACGATCGAGAACCCGATTCTTCAAATCGAGCAACAGTACGGCCAGAGCATCTGGATGGACAACCTCAGTCGCGACCTTATCGAGTCCGGCGAGTTGCAGCGCCTGATGGACGAGCGCGGTATCTGCGGTATTACCTCCAACCCCGCCATCTTCGAGACGGCGATCGCGGGTAACCAAATCTACGACGCCGACATCGAAGCCGGCATCCGCGCGGACAAGTCCATCCAGGAAATCTACGAGTCCCTGGTCTTCGAAGACATCCGCCGCGCCTGCGACGTCCTGCGCCCGGTCTACGAGAGCACCAACGGCCTCGACGGCTATGTCAGCATCGAAGTCCCACCGGACATCGCCCTTAATGCCGAAAAATCCGCTGCCGAAGCACGCCGCTACTACGACGCCATCCAGCGCGAGAACGTGATGATCAAAATCCCCGGCACGCCCGAGGGCTTGATCGCCGTCGAGCAAACCATCGCCGCCGGCATTAACGTCAACGTGACCCTGCTGTTCTCGGTGCAAAGCTACATCGACACCGCCTGGGCATACCTTCGCGGGCTCGAACAGCGCGTCGCTGCCGGTCAGGACATCGCCAAGATCGCCTCGGTAGCCAGCTTTTTCCTAAGCCGCATCGACGTCAAAATTGACAGCGCTGTCGCCAGCAAGCTCAAGGCCGGCGGTGCTGAACCGGCGAAGCTGCGGAAAGTTCTGGGCAAAGTCGCGATCGCCAACGCCAAGATCGCTTACCAGGAATACAAAAAGATCGTCAACAGCGATCGCTGGCAGGATCTGGTTGCCAAGGGGGCAAAAGTGCAGCGCCTGCTCTGGGCGAGCACCAGCACGAAGAACCCCGACTACAGCGACGTGATGTACGTAGACGAACTCGTGGGGCGCGACACGGTTAATACCCTGCCACCGGTGACCATCGAAGCTTGTGCCGATCACTGCTCGCCCGGCAACCGCATCGAAACTGAGGTGGACGAAGCGTACCAGTTCATCGAGAGCCTCAAAGATCCGGCGATCGCGATCGACATCGACACGGTCATGGACGAACTGCTCGCAGAAGGCATCGAGAAGTTCATCAAGCCTTACAACTCCTTGATGGCTTCGCTAGCGAGCAAAGTCAAGCAACTAGCTGCTGTTTAG